In one window of Rhizobium oryzihabitans DNA:
- a CDS encoding alpha/beta hydrolase fold domain-containing protein, producing MKAHWENIERCGGSTSELSVRRYESAGLCSHPPVILYLRGGSFLEKGGNCPELPVARALAESGAIVVEADYSKPSGNEFPMAMDCAFEALDHLSRDRKHYGGAKSLLFVAGEEAGGNVAAGLALKARDRMPGKLAGQILLSPMIDPMMTTESFRDADRIGMRQRWADGWSHYLAKACGFFHPYAAPCQCTRLNRVAPALIFTAEDDPLRDETVGYADRLIASGVSVRQHVFPAGIGWTGLYQGEGGGWVSSVCSEFKTFVDQIKH from the coding sequence ATGAAAGCGCACTGGGAAAATATCGAACGCTGTGGGGGCTCCACATCAGAGCTTTCCGTGCGCCGATATGAAAGTGCGGGCCTCTGCAGCCACCCACCCGTGATCCTTTATTTGCGTGGCGGTTCGTTTCTTGAAAAGGGCGGCAATTGCCCGGAGCTTCCGGTAGCAAGAGCCCTGGCGGAGAGCGGCGCGATCGTTGTCGAGGCTGACTATAGCAAGCCGTCCGGCAACGAGTTTCCGATGGCGATGGATTGCGCGTTCGAAGCGCTCGATCATCTGAGCCGGGACCGCAAGCATTATGGCGGCGCGAAATCGCTGCTGTTCGTGGCCGGCGAAGAGGCAGGCGGCAATGTGGCGGCGGGGCTTGCGCTCAAGGCCCGTGACCGCATGCCTGGCAAGCTTGCCGGTCAAATACTTCTGTCGCCCATGATCGACCCGATGATGACGACGGAATCCTTCCGCGACGCGGACAGGATCGGCATGCGCCAGCGCTGGGCGGATGGCTGGAGCCATTACCTTGCCAAGGCCTGCGGGTTTTTCCACCCCTATGCCGCGCCCTGCCAGTGCACGCGGCTGAACCGGGTGGCGCCGGCGCTGATCTTTACCGCCGAGGACGACCCTTTGCGCGACGAAACGGTCGGTTATGCCGACAGGCTCATCGCCTCCGGTGTCAGCGTCCGGCAGCATGTTTTCCCCGCCGGCATCGGCTGGACGGGGCTTTATCAAGGAGAGGGCGGCGGATGGGTCTCATCCGTCTGTTCGGAGTTCAAGACCTTCGTTGACCAGATAAAACACTGA
- a CDS encoding efflux RND transporter periplasmic adaptor subunit: MTLTTKRRALTGAGIGLAMSVAAAALIFDLPASRDATAASTPAETPAIPVTVAKVESRDVMRWEEFSGRLEAVDRVQIRSRVAGQIKAVHFREGALVKEGDALFTIDPAPYQAAVLGAEAQVASAEAKVSLAKTELDRGRRLSDNRTISQSDLDQRQSSFADAEAQLRAARAALTTAQLDLGYTEIIAPVSGKVGRIEITAGNLVAAGSTSPALTTLVSVNPIYASFNASEGVVAKALSELPKTTDALPALEQIPVEIGTLSDEGTPIKGTLHLIDNQVDSASGTIGVRAVFENPDGRLIPGQFVRVRMGEPKPENRIVISDRAIGTDQDKRFVFVVDAENKVSYRQIKPGAPADGQRIIDSGLAAGDTIVVNGLQRIRPGATIAPQAEDKVAASQ, encoded by the coding sequence ATGACGCTGACCACAAAGCGCCGGGCCCTGACGGGCGCCGGTATCGGACTTGCTATGTCCGTTGCAGCCGCAGCACTCATTTTCGACCTCCCCGCCAGCCGCGATGCGACGGCTGCCTCCACGCCTGCCGAAACGCCCGCAATCCCTGTTACCGTCGCCAAGGTGGAAAGCCGCGATGTGATGCGCTGGGAAGAGTTTTCCGGCCGTCTGGAAGCCGTTGACCGGGTGCAGATCCGCTCCCGCGTTGCAGGCCAGATCAAGGCCGTGCATTTCCGCGAAGGCGCGCTGGTGAAGGAAGGCGACGCCCTCTTCACCATCGATCCGGCCCCCTATCAGGCCGCGGTTTTGGGCGCTGAAGCCCAGGTCGCCTCCGCCGAGGCCAAGGTCAGCCTTGCCAAGACGGAACTCGACCGCGGCCGCAGGCTTTCCGACAATCGCACGATCTCCCAGAGCGATCTCGACCAGCGGCAAAGCTCGTTTGCGGATGCCGAAGCCCAGCTTCGCGCCGCCCGCGCCGCACTGACGACGGCCCAGCTCGATCTCGGTTATACCGAGATCATCGCGCCGGTTTCCGGCAAGGTCGGCAGGATCGAGATCACCGCCGGCAACCTTGTTGCCGCCGGCTCGACATCGCCTGCCCTGACGACGCTGGTTTCGGTCAACCCGATCTATGCCAGCTTCAACGCCAGCGAAGGCGTCGTGGCCAAGGCGCTGTCCGAACTGCCGAAGACGACCGACGCCCTGCCCGCTCTGGAACAGATCCCGGTGGAAATCGGCACGCTTTCGGATGAAGGCACGCCGATCAAGGGCACGCTGCATCTCATCGACAACCAGGTGGATTCGGCAAGCGGCACCATCGGCGTGCGCGCCGTCTTCGAGAACCCTGATGGCAGGCTCATTCCGGGTCAGTTCGTGCGGGTGCGCATGGGTGAACCCAAGCCGGAAAACCGCATCGTCATCAGTGATCGCGCCATCGGCACGGATCAGGACAAGCGCTTCGTCTTCGTGGTCGACGCCGAAAACAAGGTGAGCTACCGCCAGATCAAGCCGGGCGCACCAGCCGATGGCCAGCGCATCATCGATAGCGGCCTTGCCGCCGGTGATACGATTGTTGTCAACGGCCTGCAGCGCATTCGTCCCGGTGCGACCATCGCACCACAAGCGGAAGACAAGGTTGCTGCTTCGCAGTAA
- a CDS encoding aldo/keto reductase, which yields MFDVIANGASIPALGFGTFRIPGPDVLRIVPHALKAGFRHIDTAQIYGNEAEVGEAIVGSGVARGEIFLTTKVWVENYKHDAFLASVDESLRKLKTDYVDLLLLHWPSDAVPLAEQIGALNDVRDAGKVRHIGVSNFNTVLMTEAVSLSKAPIVTNQIEYHPYIDQDVVIAAAKAAGMSVTGYYGMADGKVFADPVLKDIAASRGKSVAQVVLRWLVQQQGVVALSKTVSEARADENRAIFDFTLSADDMAAIRALAKPDGRIVSPDGLAPVWDEAA from the coding sequence ATGTTTGATGTCATCGCGAACGGCGCTTCGATCCCGGCGCTCGGCTTCGGCACCTTCCGCATTCCCGGTCCCGATGTTCTGCGGATCGTTCCGCATGCGTTGAAAGCCGGCTTTCGCCATATCGATACCGCGCAGATTTACGGCAACGAGGCCGAAGTCGGCGAAGCCATCGTCGGTTCCGGCGTGGCGCGGGGCGAGATTTTCCTGACCACCAAGGTCTGGGTGGAAAACTACAAGCATGATGCCTTTCTCGCTTCTGTCGACGAGAGCCTTAGGAAGCTGAAGACCGATTATGTTGATCTGCTGCTGCTGCACTGGCCGAGCGACGCGGTTCCGCTTGCCGAACAGATCGGTGCGCTGAACGACGTCCGCGACGCGGGCAAGGTGCGCCATATCGGCGTTTCCAATTTCAATACGGTGCTGATGACCGAAGCGGTCAGTCTGTCAAAAGCGCCGATCGTCACCAACCAGATCGAATATCACCCCTATATCGACCAGGACGTGGTGATCGCTGCGGCCAAGGCCGCCGGCATGTCGGTCACGGGTTATTACGGCATGGCCGACGGCAAGGTTTTTGCTGATCCGGTGCTGAAGGATATTGCGGCAAGCCGGGGCAAGTCGGTGGCGCAGGTGGTGCTGCGCTGGCTGGTGCAGCAACAGGGAGTCGTCGCGCTTTCGAAGACAGTCAGCGAAGCGCGCGCCGACGAAAACCGCGCGATCTTCGACTTCACCCTGTCGGCCGATGACATGGCGGCGATCCGCGCTCTTGCAAAGCCGGACGGTCGCATCGTTTCGCCGGATGGGCTTGCACCCGTCTGGGACGAGGCCGCCTGA
- a CDS encoding MFS transporter: MPLAIFALTIAAYAIGTTEFVIVGLLPTVANDLHITLPLAGLIVSVYALGVTFGAPILTALTGKIERKPLLLGLMALFIVGNTAAALSPSYGTLLVARVLAAFAHGVFFSVGATIAADLVPENRRGSAIAMMFMGLTVAIVTGVPIGTYIGQIFGWRATFWAVAALGVVAFAGIASLLPSTLKKAPPASLLDQVRVLGSGRLLIVFAMTALGYGGTFVAFTFLAPILQDVTGFSEKSVSLILVLYGIAIAAGNIGGGKIANSNPVRALIGLFLAQAIVLLVFSFTAVSPVLTLITLVALGFLSFANVPGLQLYVVQLAKEHRPGAVDVASALNIAAFNLGIAIGAWLGGLVVESPMGLAATPWVGAILVAVALLLTLWSSALDRRAALTLKTA; this comes from the coding sequence ATGCCATTGGCCATATTTGCCTTGACGATCGCGGCTTACGCGATCGGGACTACGGAGTTCGTCATCGTCGGCCTTTTGCCGACGGTCGCCAACGATCTTCATATCACCCTGCCGCTTGCCGGCCTCATCGTCAGCGTTTATGCGCTCGGCGTTACTTTCGGCGCACCGATCCTGACAGCGCTTACCGGCAAGATAGAGCGAAAGCCGCTCCTGCTCGGCCTCATGGCCCTGTTTATCGTCGGGAACACCGCCGCGGCGCTGTCGCCGAGCTATGGGACGCTTCTCGTCGCGCGGGTGCTTGCCGCCTTCGCTCATGGCGTTTTCTTCTCTGTCGGTGCGACGATCGCTGCCGACCTCGTGCCGGAAAACCGCCGTGGCTCGGCGATTGCCATGATGTTCATGGGGTTGACCGTCGCCATCGTCACCGGCGTGCCTATCGGCACCTATATCGGTCAGATCTTTGGCTGGCGCGCCACCTTCTGGGCCGTTGCCGCTCTTGGTGTTGTCGCTTTTGCCGGCATCGCTTCCCTGTTGCCTTCGACGCTGAAGAAAGCGCCGCCCGCAAGCCTCCTCGATCAGGTCCGCGTGCTTGGTTCCGGTCGCCTGCTGATCGTCTTTGCCATGACTGCGCTCGGTTACGGCGGTACCTTCGTCGCCTTCACCTTCCTCGCGCCGATCCTTCAGGACGTCACCGGCTTCTCCGAAAAGAGCGTCAGCCTGATTCTCGTGCTCTACGGCATCGCCATCGCTGCCGGCAACATCGGTGGCGGCAAGATCGCCAACAGCAACCCGGTCAGGGCGTTGATCGGCCTCTTCCTGGCGCAGGCTATCGTGCTGCTCGTCTTCTCCTTCACCGCGGTCTCGCCTGTGCTGACCCTGATCACGCTGGTGGCGCTCGGTTTCCTGTCCTTCGCCAATGTTCCCGGCCTGCAGCTCTATGTCGTGCAGCTGGCCAAGGAACACCGCCCCGGTGCGGTTGATGTCGCATCAGCACTCAACATTGCCGCCTTCAATCTCGGCATCGCCATTGGCGCATGGCTTGGCGGTCTGGTGGTGGAATCGCCGATGGGCCTTGCCGCAACTCCGTGGGTCGGCGCCATCCTCGTCGCCGTCGCCCTGCTCCTCACCCTCTGGAGCAGCGCCCTCGACCGCCGCGCCGCGCTCACGCTGAAAACGGCTTAA
- a CDS encoding LysR family transcriptional regulator, which yields MDQLSAMRVFTRVVETGNFSRAATALNMPKTTVTNMVQALEAHLQTTLLNRTTRRVMLTTDGALYYERASQILSEIEELDGSMSSAQVQPSGRLRVEMAGVFADLVVIPHLCEFYQRYPQIRLDLGVGDRLVDYIAENVDCALRVGVLRDQSLIARKVGELRFETFAAPFYIENFGMPEKPEDLENGHYCVGYLNATTGQIMPASFDNGVRSVELTPNYVVSVNDSRTYLNAALAGMGIIQLPVFMVKDALAKGELVPVLPEWRREPMPIYVVYPQTRHVTNKVRVFVDWLAKLVHGLV from the coding sequence ATGGATCAGCTTTCTGCCATGCGGGTCTTCACACGTGTCGTCGAAACCGGCAATTTCAGCCGCGCCGCGACAGCGCTGAACATGCCCAAAACCACCGTTACCAACATGGTGCAGGCGCTTGAGGCGCATTTGCAGACAACGCTTCTCAACCGCACTACGCGGCGGGTCATGCTGACAACGGACGGCGCTCTCTATTATGAGCGGGCCTCGCAGATTTTGTCGGAAATCGAAGAGCTGGATGGCAGCATGTCCAGCGCGCAGGTGCAGCCGTCAGGCCGGTTGCGCGTGGAAATGGCCGGTGTCTTCGCGGACCTCGTGGTTATCCCACATCTTTGCGAATTTTACCAGCGCTATCCACAAATCCGTCTCGATCTGGGCGTCGGCGACCGGCTGGTCGATTATATCGCGGAGAATGTCGATTGCGCGCTCCGCGTCGGCGTGCTGCGCGATCAGTCGCTGATTGCCCGAAAAGTCGGCGAGTTGAGATTCGAGACCTTCGCCGCCCCTTTCTATATCGAAAACTTCGGCATGCCCGAAAAACCGGAGGATCTGGAGAACGGCCACTATTGCGTGGGTTACCTCAACGCCACCACAGGCCAGATCATGCCGGCCTCCTTCGACAACGGCGTGCGCAGCGTCGAACTGACCCCGAACTATGTGGTGTCAGTCAATGACAGCCGCACCTATCTCAACGCCGCACTTGCCGGCATGGGCATCATACAGCTTCCCGTCTTCATGGTGAAGGATGCGCTGGCAAAGGGGGAACTGGTGCCGGTTCTACCGGAATGGCGGCGCGAGCCCATGCCTATTTATGTCGTTTATCCGCAGACCCGGCATGTGACCAACAAGGTCCGCGTTTTTGTCGACTGGCTGGCCAAGCTGGTTCATGGCCTGGTTTGA
- the dps gene encoding DNA starvation/stationary phase protection protein Dps: MKTHKTKNDLPSNAKSTVIGILNESLASVIDLALVTKQAHWNLKGPQFIAVHELLDTFRAQLDTHGDTIAERVVQLGGTALGSLQSVSSTTKLKAYPTDIYKIHDHLDELIARYGDVANMIRKAIDDSDEAGDPTTADIFTAASRDLDKSLWFLEAHVQEKS; this comes from the coding sequence ATGAAGACGCACAAGACGAAGAACGACCTGCCTTCAAACGCCAAGTCGACCGTAATCGGCATTCTGAACGAATCGCTGGCTTCGGTGATCGACCTTGCGCTGGTGACCAAACAGGCCCACTGGAACCTGAAGGGTCCGCAATTCATTGCCGTCCACGAACTTCTCGACACCTTCCGCGCCCAGCTCGACACTCACGGTGACACCATCGCCGAACGTGTGGTCCAGCTTGGCGGCACGGCGCTCGGCAGCCTGCAATCCGTCTCCTCGACGACGAAGCTCAAGGCCTATCCGACCGATATCTACAAGATCCACGACCATCTCGACGAATTGATCGCTCGCTATGGCGACGTGGCGAACATGATCCGCAAGGCGATCGACGATTCCGACGAGGCCGGCGACCCGACCACGGCTGACATCTTCACCGCCGCCTCGCGCGATCTCGACAAGTCGCTGTGGTTCCTCGAAGCCCATGTTCAGGAAAAGAGCTGA
- a CDS encoding IS701 family transposase has product MADWNTELSAFLQPFLEKLGHKKRRQMCPLYVSGLIGPGDRKSIEPMAERFAPGQYDRLHHFISDGLWDAVPLEAELALQADRIVGASDAFLVIDDTGLPKKGDHSVGVAPQYASMLGKRANCQTLVSVTLAREEVPVPVGLRLFLPDSWIGDQERMAKAGVPDDMRTSRTKPEIALAEIDRLIVTGVRFGTVLADAGYGLSAAFRKGLSERGLTWAVGIPKHQKVYPDDVGLIFPVSGHGRPRKHSIPDTLSVAAETMLASASWKKVSWRRGTKGRLTARFAALRIRIADGTPQRIYDKGQQHMPGEAAWLVGEWRSNDERKYYLSNLPVDATLKVLAAAIKARWVCEQAHQQMKEELGLDHFEGRSWQGLHRHALMTMIAYAFLQHQRLQTAKWEKKEAKSSPRAA; this is encoded by the coding sequence ATGGCGGATTGGAATACGGAGCTTTCAGCATTTTTGCAGCCGTTTCTGGAGAAGCTTGGACACAAGAAACGGCGACAGATGTGTCCACTTTATGTGTCGGGGCTTATCGGCCCCGGAGACCGCAAAAGTATTGAGCCGATGGCGGAACGGTTCGCTCCAGGCCAGTATGACCGCCTCCACCATTTCATTTCCGACGGCCTTTGGGATGCTGTTCCTCTTGAGGCCGAGCTCGCGCTGCAGGCGGACAGGATCGTTGGCGCATCCGATGCGTTTCTGGTGATTGATGACACCGGCCTGCCGAAGAAGGGTGATCATTCGGTCGGAGTCGCGCCGCAATACGCCTCGATGCTGGGCAAGAGAGCAAATTGCCAGACGCTGGTGTCGGTGACGCTTGCGCGAGAAGAGGTGCCGGTCCCGGTTGGCCTGCGTCTGTTCCTGCCGGATAGCTGGATCGGTGATCAGGAGCGCATGGCGAAGGCTGGGGTCCCAGACGACATGCGGACCTCTCGCACGAAGCCGGAGATTGCTCTTGCCGAGATCGATCGGTTGATCGTGACCGGTGTCCGGTTTGGCACAGTGCTGGCTGACGCAGGTTACGGCCTGTCGGCTGCGTTCCGAAAGGGCTTGAGTGAACGTGGCCTCACCTGGGCGGTCGGTATCCCCAAGCATCAGAAGGTTTATCCCGATGATGTCGGATTGATCTTTCCCGTCTCCGGTCATGGCCGTCCTCGCAAGCATTCGATCCCCGACACCCTTTCGGTTGCCGCCGAAACGATGTTGGCATCTGCAAGCTGGAAGAAGGTCAGTTGGCGCCGCGGCACAAAAGGTCGCCTGACCGCACGGTTTGCAGCATTGCGCATCCGGATCGCCGATGGCACGCCGCAGCGCATCTATGACAAGGGACAGCAGCACATGCCGGGCGAAGCGGCCTGGCTAGTTGGCGAATGGCGATCAAACGACGAGCGCAAATACTACCTGTCCAACCTGCCCGTCGATGCGACATTGAAAGTGCTGGCGGCCGCGATCAAGGCGAGATGGGTCTGCGAACAGGCACATCAGCAGATGAAAGAGGAGCTCGGTCTCGATCACTTCGAGGGCCGATCGTGGCAAGGCCTACATCGGCACGCTCTGATGACGATGATCGCTTATGCTTTTCTCCAGCACCAGAGATTGCAAACTGCAAAGTGGGAAAAAAAAGAAGCAAAGAGTTCGCCGAGGGCCGCCTGA